The Chlorocebus sabaeus isolate Y175 chromosome 16, mChlSab1.0.hap1, whole genome shotgun sequence genome window below encodes:
- the POLG2 gene encoding DNA polymerase subunit gamma-2 gives MRSRVAVRACHKVCRCLLSGFGGRVDAGQPELLTERSSPQGGHLRSHAELEGNGEHPEVPGSGEGSEALLEICQRRHFLSGSKQQLSRDSLLSGCHPGFGPLGVELRKNLAAEWWTSVVVFREQVFPVDALHHEPGPLLPGDSAFRLVSAETLREILQDKELSKEQLVAFLENVLKTSGKLRENLLHGALEHYVNCLDLVNKRLPYGLAQIGVCFHPVFDTKQIPNGVKRIGEKTEASLVWFTPARTSNQWLDFWLRHRLQWWRKFAMSPSNFTSSDCQDEEGRKGNKLYYSFPWGKESIETLWNLGDQELLHMYPGNVSKLHGRDGRKNVVPCVLSVNGDLDRGMLAYLYDALQLTENSFTRKKNLHRKVLKLHPCLAPIKVALDVGRGPTLELRQVCQGLFNELLENGISVWPGYLETMQSSLEQLYSKYDEMSILFTVLITETTLENGLIHLRSRDTTMKEMMHISKLKDFLIKYISSAKNV, from the exons ATGCGCTCTCGTGTTGCCGTCAGGGCCTGCCATAAGGTCTGCAGGTGCCTGTTGTCTGGATTTGGGGGTCGAGTAGATGCGGGGCAGCCGGAGCTGTTGACGGAAAGGAGTAGCCCCCAAGGAGGACACCTGAGGTCGCACGCGGAGCTCGAGGGGAACGGCGAGCACCCAGAAGTCCCCGGGTCTGGAGAGGGAAGCGAGGCGCTGTTAGAGATCTGTCAGAGAAGGCATTTCCTAAGTGGAAGCAAGCAGCAGCTTAGCCGGGATTCTCTTCTGAGCGGGTGCCACCCCGGCTTTGGACCCTTGGGCGTAGAGTTGCGGAAGAACCTCGCCGCAGAATGGTGGACCTCGGTGGTGGTGTTCAGGGAGCAGGTATTCCCGGTGGACGCTCTCCACCACGAACCAGGCCCTTTGCTACCCGGGGACAGTGCCTTCAGGTTAGTTTCTGCAGAAACTCTACGCGAAATCTTGCAAGACAAAGAGCTGAGTAAGGAACAGCTAGTAGCATTTCTTGAGAACGTATTAAAAACTTCTGGGAAACTACGGGAGAACCTTCTTCACG GTGCCTTGGAACACTATGTTAATTGCCTGGATCTGGTAAACAAGAGGCTACCTTATGGCCTTGCTCAGATTGGAGTGTGTTTTCATCCTGTTTTTGACACTAAGCAGATACCAAATGGTGTTAAAAG AATTGGTGAGAAGACTGAAGCTTCATTAGTATGGTTTACTCCTGCGAGAACTTCAAACCAATGGCTTGATTTCTGGTTACGTCATCGACTCCAGTGGTGGAGAAAG tttgcCATGAGTCCATCTAACTTCACCAGCAGTGACTGTCAGGatgaagaaggcaggaaaggaaacaaaCTTTACTACAGTTTTCCCTGGGGAAAGGAGTCGATAGAAACCCTGTGGAACCTAGGAGATCAAGAACTTTTACACATGTATCCTGGCAACGTATCTAAATTACAT GGCCGAGATGGACGAAAAAATGTGGTTCCTTGTGTTCTGTCTGTAAATGGGGATCTAGACCGAGGCATGCTGGCCTACCTCTATGATGCTCTCCAGCTGACGGAGAACTcctttacaagaaagaaaaatcttcatAGAAAG GTACTTAAACTTCACCCTTGTTTAGCCCCTATTAAGGTTGCTTTGGATGTAGGAAGAGGCCCCACATTGGAACTAAGACAG gTTTGTCAAGGGCTATTTAATGAGTTACTAGAAAATGGAATTTCTGTGTGGCCTGGTTATTTGGAAACTATGCAGTCCTCATTGGAACAACTTTATTCAAA GTATGATGAAATGAGTATCCTCTTCACAGTTTTGATCACTGAAACTACTTtggagaatggattaatacatctGAGAAGCAGAGACACGACAATGAAGGAAATGATGCATATATCCAAATTAAAAGACTTTTTGATTAAGTATATATCATCAGCTAAGAATgtatag